In a genomic window of Tripterygium wilfordii isolate XIE 37 chromosome 8, ASM1340144v1, whole genome shotgun sequence:
- the LOC120003996 gene encoding DDT domain-containing protein PTM-like isoform X2, with translation MEYVGKTLYKEFAGFGVFAGIVKSYDSASGLFEIIYEYGDTEELELPVVASLLGVSPSLAPAQEVVKERVRLGRKSKKRRWVQLEKGETSESGNGKFCGNVDLNGGVGELPENGSEFDRSFCGSVSFCVGDTNLDRNGGLNDGGHYSEPMFDLNAAGFDLNVTDEDDLGVGVNLNNDLQQELEKGKCFDLNSNVNPEMEENLKEGSLEGSLKKRKSGFDLNLGADEELKDDTIVDCEGQMKESTSTILKVQGASCSGFDGPDAHGGNVEGTLIELHVSEDLHLGLVDRNQVEDGISVGDVKMTVSLLEVNGLRAYDTLKDDSQDDVGSGDRQASSRRKRRKLSDNLNATAERVLRRSARRGSGRYDVPAMAPCIVANDLSATVVGSATEEKPLISSVEQADDPTILPPKQQLPPSSGHLVLEGMPILEIFSVYSCLRSFSTLLFLSPFELEDFVVALNCKFPTPLFDCVHVSILQILRKHLEYLSSEGSQSASDCLRNQNWELLDIITWPIFMVEYLLIFGLGSKPEFNLCDLKPFECDYYKQPASVKVEILQCLCDDMMEVEVIRSEIIRRSSAAVPDVEFDRNVSIEVHKKRQVAVEVSGVYCLTKDVVNDTTDWNIDECCLCKMDGNLICCDGCPAAYHSKCVGVAGDSLPEGEWYCPECSIDRHKPWMKSRQSLRGGVLLGVDPYGRLYFSSCGYLLVSDSCENELLSNYYHRDDLNVVVDALKVSERLYSSILEAIYRHWDIPIRSNGASSNVDFGNRTVCSEMCTPETFPVKDDTPSARKTEQKSVPFSDQLDTEVSKSVRLHSENAVEIQYVSSEGSAGTTQKNSGIPNIKRERPGISNMSAEISNQTEQPGKFLEDSSLSSPNLNIKGDDNVESTPPVPPLSEKQRTGDTLQVQSGTGYVNSYCFAHVASSVAEELLHNSSGKISQEFMKSDEEMVSSQMTAIWKKSMKLYWSSVQNLSVNVQNEKCGWCFYCKAQTDDSDCLFNMNSGILKEECRSDLVGFHSKKMRNDHLNDVIYHILSIEECLQGLLLGPWLNPHYSKVWRKNVLRASDIVSAKHVLLTLESNLHHLVLSPEWFKHVDSMVTMGSASHDVTASLRSSSKHGVGRKRGRCSGLEANPSSRSAGGLVMFWWRGGKLSRRLFNWKVLPRSMVSRAARQAGCTKLPGIFYPEGTDFSRRSKYIAWRASVESSTSVEQLALRVRELDSIIRWDEINPHPLSKLDKEFKKSVRLFKKAVIRRKCLEGEGLKYLLDFGKRKTIPDVIMKNGSMIEESSSGRKKYWLNESFVPLYLLKSFEEKRIARKSSNMSSHKVSETLRVVKKPSTERGFQYLFSKAERSEYYQCGHCNKDVLIREAVCCQYCNGYFHRRHVRKSAGAIAAEYTYTCHRCYGGNCVKTDAKTGKKATKGGKNNTEGMKPKLQDGKKSSKECRSVKLKVSKNALSRPVKSKSNKKIVAGITLRRSPRKNKYVSFQNKKPRGRKKGKQVRARRGNFKESKKDASRRKKRTQAYYSYWVNGLCFSRKPDDERLMVFRSKILLAPSEHITVNLDQHKCHLCGGGGYTSTSNYIACELCGEWFHGEAFGLNMENVSLLIGFRCHVCLKRTSPVCPHM, from the exons ATGGAATACGTGGGGAAGACGCTGTACAAAGAATTTGCTGGCTTTGGGGTTTTCGCCGGAATCGTGAAATCGTACGACTCGGCTTCTGGCCTTTTCGAGATCATCTATGAGTACGGAGACACCGAGGAGCTCGAATTGCCTGTGGTGGCTTCTCTCCTGGGGGTTTCCCCGAGCTTAGCTCCAGCTCAGGAGGTTGTGAAAGAAAGGGTGAGGCTCGGCCGCAAGTCCAAGAAGCGGCGTTGGGTGCAGCTCGAGAAAGGGGAGACTTCTGAATCAGGTAACGGTAAGTTTTGTGGAAATGTTGATCTGAATGGCGGGGTTGGGGAGTTGCCAGAGAATGGAAGTGAGTTTGACAGGAGTTTTTGCGGAAGTGTCTCTTTTTGTGTAGGGGATACGAATTTGGATCGAAATGGTGGTTTGAATGATGGGGGTCATTATTCTGAACCCATGTTTGATTTAAATGCTGCTGGCTTTGATTTGAATGTAACTGATGAGGATGATTTAGGTGTTGGGGTTAATTTGAATAATGACCTTCAGCAAGAATTGGAGAAGGGAAAATGCTTTGATTTGAATTCAAATGTGAATCCTGAGATGGAGGAAAATTTGAAGGAGGGAAGTTTGGAGGGAAGTTTGAAGAAAAGGAAATCTGGCTTTGACTTGAATTTGGGCGCTGACGAGGAACTTAAGGATGATACAATTGTTGATTGTGAAGGACAAATGAAGGAAAGTACTTCAACGATTCTAAAGGTACAGGGGGCGTCTTGCAGCGGATTTGACGGACCCGATGCCCATGGTGGCAATGTTGAAGGGACATTGATAGAACTACATGTGTCTGAGGATTTGCATCTTGGGTTGGTTGACAGGAATCAGGTAGAAGATGGTATTTCTGTTGGAGATGTGAAAATGACTGTCTCGCTATTGGAAGTTAATGGTTTAAGGGCTTATGACACATTAAAAGATGACAGTCAAGATGATGTTGGAAGTGGTGATAGGCAGGCGAGCTCtcggagaaagagaagaaagctTTCAGATAATTTGAATGCTACAGCAGAAAGGGTGTTGAGGAGAAGTGCGCGTAGAGGGTCTGGTAGATATGATGTTCCAGCAATGGCACCTTGTATTGTGGCCAATGATTTATCAGCTACAGTGGTTGGCTCTGCGACAGAGGAGAAACCACTGATTTCCAGTGTTGAACAGGCAGACGATCCTACCATTCTTCCTCCGAAGCAGCAACTTCCACCTTCTTCAGGGCATTTGGTTTTGGAGGGAATGCCCATCCTTGAGATTTTTTCTGTATATTCTTGTTTAAGATCATTCAGTACTTTATTATTTCTAAGCCCCTTTGAGCTGGAGGACTTTGTGGTGGCATTGAATTGCAAGTTCCCTACTCCATTATTTGATTGCGTTCATGTTTCAATCTTGCAAATACTAAGAAAGCACTTGGAGTATTTGTCAAGTGAGGGTTCTCAGTCTGCTTCCGATTGCCTAAG GAATCAAAATTGGGAACTTTTAGACATTATTACGTGGCCCATTTTCATGGTCGAATACCTGCTAATTTTCGGTTTAGGAAGCAAACCTGAATTTAATCTCTGTGACTTGAAGCCATTTGAATGTGATTACTACAAACAGCCTGCATCAGTAAAGGTTGAGATACTTCAGTGTTTGTGTGATGATATGATGGAGGTAGAAGTGATAAGGTCAGAGATAATTAGAAGATCGTCGGCAGCTGTGCCTGATGTTGAATTTGATAGGAATGTAAGCATAGAGGTTCACAAGAAAAGACAGGTTGCTGTAGAAGTTTCTGGTGTCTATTGCTTGACCAAGGACGTTGTAAATGACACGACTGACTGGAATATCGATGAATGCTGCCTTTGTAAGATGGATGGAAACTTAATATGCTGCGATGGTTGTCCTGCTGCGTATCATTCAAAGTGTGTTGGGGTTGCTGGCGATTCTTTGCCAGAAGGTGAGTGGTACTGCCCTGAGTGTTCCATTGACAGGCATAAACCTTGGATGAAATCTCGTCAGTCTCTTCGTGGAGGAGTGCTGTTGGGAGTTGATCCTTATGGTCGTTTGTATTTTAGCAGCTGTGGCTACCTGTTGGT GTCAGATTCATGCGAGAATGAATTATTATCCAATTACTACCACAGAGACGATCTGAATGTTGTTGTTGATGCGCTCAAGGTTTCAGAGAGATTGTATAGTAGCATATTAGAGGCAATCTACAGACACTGGGACATCCCTATTCGCTCAAATGGAGCAAGTAGTAATGTGGATTTTGGAAACCGGACTGTGTGCTCAGAGATGTGCACACCAGAAACATTTCCAGTTAAGGATGATACTCCCAGTGCaagaaaaacagaacaaaagtCTGTTCCGTTCTCAGATCAACTTGATACTGAGGTTTCAAAGTCTGTGAGGCTCCATTCGGAGAATGCAGTGGAAATCCAATATGTAAGTTCTGAGGGATCTGCTGGGACCACCCAAAAAAATTCAGGTATTCCAAATATCAAAAGGGAAAGGCCTGGCATTTCTAATATGTCTGCTGAAATCTCGAATCAGACTGAGCAGCCTGGAAAGTTTCTTGAAGACAGTTCTTTGTCATCTCCTAATTTGAATATCAAAGGAGATGACAATGTAGAATCCACGCCTCCTGTACCTCCCCTATCCGAGAAACAAAGAACAGGGGACACTCTACAAGTTCAGAGTGGAACTGGTTATGTTAACAGTTACTGTTTTGCTCATGTAGCCTCTTCAGTGGCAGAAGAGTTGTTGCATAATTCATCGGGTAAAATCAGTCAAGAGTTCATGAAATCAGACGAGGAGATGGTTTCGTCACAGATGACGGCCATTTGGAAGAAATCAATGAAGTTATATTGGTCAAGTGTTCAGAATCTAAGTGTCAATGTGCAGAATGAAAAGTGTGGGTGGTGCTTTTATTGCAAAGCTCAAACTGATGACTCAGATTGCTTGTTTAACATGAATTCAGGCATTCTAAAGGAAGAGTGTAGAAGTGATTTGGTCGGCTTTCActcaaaaaaaatgagaaatgacCATCTAAATGATGTCATTTACCACATCCTCTCAATTGAAGAATGTTTGCAAGGGCTACTATTGGGTCCTTGGCTAAATCCGCATTACTCAAAGGTCTGGCGTAAAAATGTTCTCAGGGCATCAGATATTGTTTCTGCAAAACATGTGTTGCTTACT CTAGAATCAAATCTGCACCACCTTGTTCTTTCACCCGAGTGGTTTAAGCATGTGGATTCCATGGTGACAATGGGTTCCGCTTCTCATGATGTGACTGCCTCCTTACGCTCATCTTCTAAGCATGGGGTTGGCAGAAAAAGGGGCAGGTGCTCAGGTTTGGAGGCCAACCCTTCTTCACGTTCTGCTGGTGGACTTGTTATGTTTTGGTGGAGGGGTGGAAAACTTTCTCGGCGGTTGTTCAATTGGAAGGTTTTACCTCGCTCTATGGTGTCCAGGGCTGCCAGACAAG CTGGTTGTACGAAACTACCGGGAATATTTTATCCTGAGGGTACAGACTTTTCAAGGAGAAGCAAATACATTGCATGGAGAGCTTCTGTTGAGTCATCTACAAGTGTAGAGCAGCTTGCTTTGCGG GTTCGAGAGCTTGATTCAATCATCAGGTGGGATGAAATCAATCCGCATCCTCTATCTAAGCTGGACAAGGAATTCAAAAAGTCAGTCAGGCTGTTCAAGAAGGCTGTCATTCGAAGGAAGTGTCTAGAAGGCGAAGGGTTGAAATACCTTCTTGATTTTGGCAAGAGAAAAACCATACCTGATGTTATCATGAAAAATGGGTCCATGATTGAAGAATCTTCTAGTGGAAGGAAGAAATATTGGCTGAACGAATCGTTTGTGCCCTTGTACCTTTTGAAAAGTTTTGAAGAGAAAAGAATTGCTCGTAAATCCAGCAACATGAGTTCCCATAAAGTATCTGAGACACTTAGAGTAGTGAAGAAGCCATCGACGGAACGGGGGTTTCAGTACCTTTTCTCAAAGGCGGAGAGATCGGAGTATTATCAGTGTGGACACTGTAACAAAGATGTTTTGATCAG GGAAGCTGTGTGCTGCCAATATTGCAATG GATATTTTCATAGAAGGCATGTTAGGAAGTCTGCTGGGGCCATAGCTGCTGAATATACTTATACATGCCACCGATGCTATGGGGGGAACTGTGTGAAGACTGATGCAAAAACAGGGAAGAAGGCCACAAAAGGTGGGAAAAATAACACGGAAGGTATGAAGCCTAAGCTGCAAGATGGTAAAAAGTCATCTAAAGAATGCAGGTCAGTGAAACTAAAAGTAAGTAAAAATGCATTATCAAGGCCTGTAAAATCAAAAAGTAACAAAAAGATTGTTGCTGGCATAACACTGCGCCGTTCCcctagaaaaaataaatatgtgtcattccaaaataaaaaacctaGAGGACGCAAGAAAGGGAAACAAGTAAGGGCCAGAAGAGGGAACTTCAAGGAATCAAAGAAAGATGCTTCGAGGCGCAAGAAAAGAACACAGGCTTACTACAGTTACTGGGTCAACGGTCTATGCTTTTCCAGAAAGCCAGATGATGAGAGGCTAATGGTTTTTAGGAGTAAAATATTGTTAGCCCCTTCTGAGCATATCACTGTTAACCTTGATCAACACAAATGCCATCTTTGTGGTGGAGGTGGATATACATCAACGTCAAATTATATTGCCTGCGAACTTTGTGGAG AATGGtttcatggagaagcttttgggCTGAATATGGAGAATGTTTCTTTGCTAATTGGATTTAGGTGCCATGTTTGTCTTAAGAGGACATCCCCAGTTTGCCCGCATATGTGA